One Chryseobacterium indoltheticum DNA segment encodes these proteins:
- a CDS encoding porin: MKKILSFIGLALISSSIYAQGSPDYGNGLKINLNPEGDKYVRFILWDQFWIRNTDMNPGSMVGNEPTDNTWNLGNRRARILAYAQVTKRYMILAHFGMNNQTFINGGATGTTGTGGYGNGKKPQLFFHDAWNEYAVIMPGEAGKFSLTLGGGLHYYMGLSRMTMASTLNFLTVDSPIFSWPLIDNSDQFARQMGVFAKGKYGKFEYRMSLNKPFATDLTPPNTLIPGNEVAVDNNGNPNWSKAGYFEYQFLDTESNLLPFKVGSYLGTKKVFNVGAGFYHQAEGTRTSVNSNIEKHDITLLSVDAFADIPLGEAKNKMAVSAYAGYFNYNFGPNYVRNLGTMNIAANDPNFVGQRALAGPGNLQPMIGTGNVVYAQAGLLLPNQTEKPKVRIQPFAAYTYKNFEAFDKPSSQFDVGANWFLDGHHAKITTQYSTRPVYTSPTENPKSKGEFILQLQIYL; encoded by the coding sequence ATGAAGAAAATATTAAGTTTTATTGGATTAGCTTTAATTAGCAGTTCTATATACGCTCAAGGTTCTCCTGATTATGGAAATGGTTTAAAAATAAATTTAAATCCTGAAGGAGATAAATATGTTAGATTTATTTTATGGGATCAGTTCTGGATCAGGAATACAGACATGAATCCCGGAAGTATGGTTGGAAATGAACCTACTGATAATACCTGGAACTTAGGAAACCGAAGAGCTCGTATTTTGGCTTACGCACAAGTTACCAAGCGTTATATGATTTTAGCGCACTTCGGAATGAATAATCAGACATTCATTAATGGCGGTGCAACCGGAACAACCGGAACGGGAGGCTACGGAAACGGTAAAAAACCTCAACTTTTCTTTCACGATGCCTGGAATGAATACGCTGTAATTATGCCGGGTGAAGCAGGAAAATTCAGCTTAACTTTAGGAGGTGGACTTCATTATTACATGGGACTTTCCCGTATGACAATGGCTTCAACATTAAACTTCCTTACCGTCGACTCACCTATTTTCAGTTGGCCTTTAATTGATAATTCAGACCAGTTTGCAAGACAAATGGGAGTTTTCGCAAAAGGTAAATATGGAAAATTTGAATACCGAATGAGTTTAAACAAGCCATTCGCAACAGATTTAACTCCTCCAAATACTTTAATTCCCGGTAATGAAGTCGCAGTTGACAATAATGGAAACCCAAATTGGTCTAAAGCCGGTTATTTTGAATATCAATTCTTAGATACAGAATCCAATCTTCTTCCGTTCAAAGTAGGTTCTTATTTAGGAACTAAAAAAGTTTTCAATGTTGGTGCAGGTTTTTATCATCAAGCCGAAGGAACAAGAACCTCAGTCAATTCAAACATTGAAAAACACGACATCACCCTACTTTCCGTAGATGCTTTCGCCGATATTCCATTGGGTGAAGCAAAAAATAAAATGGCCGTTTCGGCTTACGCAGGATATTTCAACTATAATTTCGGACCCAATTACGTGAGAAATTTAGGAACAATGAATATCGCAGCGAATGATCCTAATTTTGTCGGACAAAGAGCTTTGGCTGGTCCCGGAAACCTTCAACCAATGATTGGAACCGGAAATGTAGTTTATGCTCAAGCAGGTTTATTATTACCTAATCAGACAGAAAAACCGAAAGTTAGAATTCAGCCTTTTGCAGCCTATACTTACAAAAATTTTGAAGCGTTTGATAAACCTTCTTCACAATTTGATGTAGGAGCCAACTGGTTTTTAGACGGTCATCATGCAAAAATTACAACGCAATATTCAACGAGACCTGTTTACACAAGTCCGACAGAGAACCCGAAATCTAAAGGAGAGTTTATCTTACAACTTCAGATTTATCTATAA
- a CDS encoding IS1/IS1595 family N-terminal zinc-binding domain-containing protein, with product METQCPKCKSDKVVKSGIINEKQRFHCKHCNYYFTVKKLGKKIDDYYVTKALQLYLEGLSFREIERIIGVSHVTISSWIKKYNITRPPHSDFHPVYKILKQNELIEYISKEENIKDSGLIITQFADKYMLIKWERFKK from the coding sequence ATGGAAACTCAATGTCCGAAATGTAAAAGTGATAAAGTCGTAAAAAGTGGAATCATTAATGAAAAGCAAAGATTTCACTGCAAGCATTGCAATTACTATTTCACTGTTAAAAAATTAGGTAAAAAAATTGATGATTATTATGTCACAAAAGCTCTTCAGCTTTACCTTGAAGGATTGAGTTTCCGTGAAATAGAGCGTATTATAGGAGTTTCCCATGTTACGATAAGTTCATGGATAAAGAAATATAATATTACACGACCACCTCACTCAGATTTTCATCCGGTTTATAAAATTTTGAAACAAAATGAATTGATTGAATACATTTCGAAAGAAGAAAACATCAAAGATTCCGGTTTAATTATTACGCAGTTTGCAGATAAGTATATGCTGATTAAATGGGAACGGTTTAAGAAATAA
- a CDS encoding GNAT family N-acetyltransferase: MEIEVSSSMHLVYVSEIQQEMYDSAQRRGTGIAKRSIEYLSEKISEGNAVVATENGEWVGFCYIETWSHGQFVANSGLIVSPKFRHGGIATLIKDRVFALSREKFPNAKIFGLTTGLAVMKINSDLGYKPVIYSELTQDEEFWSGCKNCVNYEILMKKERKNCLCTAMLFVPDNNKVNEVVNNQPENQYQNEQESNLSV; encoded by the coding sequence ATGGAAATAGAAGTTTCCTCGTCCATGCATCTAGTGTATGTGAGTGAAATACAGCAGGAAATGTATGATTCTGCACAGCGAAGAGGGACGGGTATTGCAAAACGTTCTATAGAATATTTAAGTGAAAAGATTTCAGAAGGCAATGCTGTTGTAGCCACTGAAAACGGAGAGTGGGTGGGTTTCTGTTATATAGAGACTTGGTCGCATGGTCAGTTTGTGGCTAACTCAGGATTAATTGTTTCTCCAAAATTCAGGCATGGAGGGATTGCAACCTTAATCAAAGATAGAGTGTTTGCTTTGTCAAGAGAGAAATTTCCCAATGCGAAAATATTTGGCTTGACAACCGGTCTTGCTGTGATGAAAATAAACAGCGATTTAGGGTACAAACCAGTAATTTATTCTGAATTAACTCAAGATGAAGAATTTTGGAGCGGTTGTAAGAATTGTGTGAATTATGAAATTTTAATGAAAAAGGAACGTAAAAACTGTCTTTGTACAGCAATGCTTTTCGTTCCTGATAATAATAAAGTAAATGAGGTTGTAAATAATCAACCCGAAAATCAATATCAAAATGAGCAAGAAAGTAATCTTAGCGTTTAG
- the argG gene encoding argininosuccinate synthase has protein sequence MSKKVILAFSGGLDTSYCAKYLSETLGYEVYAVTVNTGGFSKEEEKELEKKALNLGVKEYRCVDAQEDYYNSCVKYLIFGNVLKNNTYPLSVSAERTIQAQEIAKYAIEIGADAIAHGSTGAGNDQVRFDLIFQVMCPNVEIITPIRDLSLSREEEIEFLKNHGYEMEFQKAQYSVNKGLWGTSVGGKETLTSRNYLPEDAFPSQIKETQPSELEIEFKNGEIVAVNGENFEHSVYAIQKIEELASAYGIGRDIHVGDTIVGIKGRVGFEAAAASVIIKAHHLLEKHTLSKYQQMMKSQLSNWYGNWLHEALFLDPVMRNIESFLIDSQKTVSGKVFLTLHPYRFILNGIESKHDLMSDKFGSYGEANRAWTGEDVKGYTKIVSNSLNIYHQINK, from the coding sequence ATGAGCAAGAAAGTAATCTTAGCGTTTAGCGGAGGTTTAGATACCTCTTACTGCGCTAAATATTTGAGTGAAACACTTGGATATGAAGTATATGCGGTCACTGTAAATACCGGAGGTTTTTCTAAAGAAGAGGAAAAAGAACTGGAGAAAAAAGCCTTAAATCTTGGGGTAAAAGAATACAGGTGCGTTGATGCTCAGGAAGATTATTACAATTCTTGTGTAAAGTATTTGATCTTTGGTAATGTGTTGAAAAACAATACATATCCTCTTTCTGTAAGTGCCGAACGTACAATTCAGGCGCAGGAAATTGCAAAATATGCCATTGAAATCGGAGCTGATGCAATCGCTCATGGAAGTACAGGTGCTGGAAATGACCAAGTTCGTTTTGACTTGATTTTTCAGGTAATGTGTCCGAATGTAGAAATTATTACGCCAATTCGTGATCTATCTTTATCTCGTGAAGAAGAAATTGAGTTTTTGAAAAACCATGGTTATGAAATGGAATTCCAAAAAGCACAATATTCTGTGAATAAAGGACTTTGGGGAACTTCAGTCGGCGGAAAAGAAACGTTGACTTCAAGAAATTATTTGCCGGAAGACGCTTTTCCTTCTCAAATTAAAGAAACTCAGCCTTCAGAATTGGAAATTGAGTTTAAAAATGGTGAAATTGTAGCGGTAAACGGTGAAAATTTTGAACATTCGGTTTATGCCATTCAAAAAATTGAAGAATTAGCTTCAGCTTACGGAATTGGTCGTGACATCCACGTTGGAGATACGATTGTCGGAATCAAAGGAAGAGTAGGTTTTGAAGCGGCAGCAGCGTCTGTAATCATCAAAGCGCATCATTTATTGGAAAAACATACGCTTTCAAAATATCAGCAGATGATGAAATCTCAATTGTCTAATTGGTATGGAAACTGGCTTCACGAAGCGCTTTTCTTAGATCCTGTGATGAGAAATATTGAGTCTTTCTTAATTGATTCTCAAAAAACAGTAAGCGGAAAAGTATTTCTAACCCTTCATCCATACAGATTTATATTAAACGGAATTGAGTCTAAGCATGATCTAATGTCCGATAAATTCGGAAGCTACGGTGAAGCAAACAGAGCTTGGACAGGTGAAGATGTGAAGGGCTACACGAAAATCGTAAGCAATTCACTAAATATATATCATCAGATAAATAAATAA
- the argC gene encoding N-acetyl-gamma-glutamyl-phosphate reductase, whose product MIEINQKEIKTAGIIGANGYTGSELVRLLAFHPNVTLSFLYSRSNSGTKISDLYPDLTTVCEMVLTHKPEDVDILFLCLPHKKSQNWLTQNNVKDETLVIDLGNDFRLDGNFGNRNFIYGLPEINKKQLLGAKSIANPGCFATAIQLALLPLAQKGLLNQVYTTGITGSTGAGQSLQPTTHFTWRNDNISAYKTLTHQHVDEILQQLISFNTNEISLNFVPWRGDFARGIFTSSTVKTDLELSDINQLYQDFYADEPFVKVSEKVIDLKQVVNTNRCVIHIEKSGNVAVIHSAIDNLLKGASGQAVQNMNIAMGWEENSGLNLKPIAF is encoded by the coding sequence ATGATTGAGATTAATCAAAAAGAAATAAAAACAGCAGGAATCATCGGAGCCAACGGTTACACAGGAAGCGAATTGGTTCGTCTGTTGGCTTTTCATCCCAATGTGACTTTGAGTTTTTTATATAGTCGTTCAAATTCGGGGACAAAGATTTCAGATTTGTACCCGGATTTAACGACGGTTTGTGAAATGGTTTTAACGCATAAGCCTGAAGATGTAGATATTTTATTTTTATGTCTTCCTCACAAAAAAAGTCAGAATTGGTTGACTCAAAATAATGTAAAAGATGAAACGTTAGTGATTGATTTAGGAAATGATTTTCGTTTAGATGGTAATTTCGGAAACAGAAATTTTATCTACGGTTTGCCTGAAATCAACAAAAAACAACTTTTGGGAGCAAAAAGTATTGCGAATCCGGGATGTTTTGCAACGGCAATTCAACTGGCTTTGCTTCCATTGGCTCAAAAAGGACTGTTGAATCAGGTTTACACAACGGGAATTACAGGTTCAACAGGTGCGGGCCAGTCTTTACAGCCGACTACGCATTTCACTTGGAGAAATGATAATATTTCGGCTTATAAAACTTTGACACATCAGCATGTGGATGAGATTTTACAGCAGTTAATTTCTTTTAATACGAATGAAATCAGTCTAAATTTTGTTCCATGGAGAGGGGATTTTGCGAGAGGAATTTTTACGAGTTCCACGGTGAAAACAGATTTAGAGCTTTCAGATATCAATCAATTGTATCAGGATTTTTATGCAGATGAACCTTTTGTTAAGGTAAGCGAGAAAGTAATTGATTTAAAACAGGTTGTCAACACCAATCGCTGTGTGATTCATATAGAAAAGAGTGGAAATGTTGCGGTTATTCACTCAGCGATTGACAATTTGTTGAAAGGAGCTTCCGGACAGGCAGTTCAAAACATGAATATTGCAATGGGTTGGGAAGAAAATTCAGGTTTGAATTTGAAGCCAATTGCGTTTTAA
- a CDS encoding aspartate aminotransferase family protein: MNLFNVYPLFNINPVKAQGSFLWDDKGEKYLDFYGGHAVISIGHNHLHYQTQLKNQLDKISFYSNSVQNELQTELADKLGKLSGLEDYNLFLCNSGAEANENALKLASFHNGKSKVLYFSGSFHGRTSAAVSVTDNPKILAPVNYDERFIKSEWNNIEKLEDVFEKQGNEISSVIIEGIQGVGGIMIPTVEFLTKIKELCEKYNAVLILDEVQSGYGRSGYFFAHQEFGIEADIITTAKGMGNGFPIGGVLIHPKFQASNGLLGTTFGGNHLACVAAIAVLDVMKDESLIENAQEMGEYIENEIKDFPHIKTIRRKGLMIGIELDRDCSEVRNSLLYDHHIFTGNSNEKAVLRILPALNIKKEETALFIGALKTVLENL, encoded by the coding sequence ATGAATTTATTCAACGTATATCCATTATTTAACATAAATCCGGTAAAAGCCCAAGGATCATTTCTTTGGGACGATAAGGGAGAAAAATATCTCGATTTTTACGGGGGTCATGCGGTAATTTCTATCGGGCACAACCATCTGCATTATCAAACTCAATTAAAAAACCAGTTAGATAAAATATCTTTCTATTCAAACTCGGTTCAGAACGAATTGCAGACTGAACTGGCTGACAAATTAGGAAAACTTTCAGGTTTGGAAGATTACAATCTGTTCTTGTGTAATTCAGGAGCTGAAGCGAATGAAAATGCTTTAAAACTGGCTTCTTTTCACAATGGAAAAAGTAAAGTTTTGTATTTCTCAGGTTCGTTTCATGGAAGAACTTCGGCAGCAGTTTCTGTGACCGATAATCCAAAAATTTTAGCCCCGGTAAATTATGACGAAAGATTCATCAAATCTGAATGGAATAATATCGAAAAGCTTGAAGATGTTTTTGAAAAACAAGGAAATGAAATTTCGTCAGTAATTATAGAAGGAATTCAGGGAGTTGGCGGAATTATGATTCCAACGGTTGAATTTTTAACTAAAATCAAAGAACTGTGCGAAAAATATAATGCTGTTTTAATTTTGGATGAAGTTCAGTCAGGTTACGGAAGAAGCGGATATTTCTTTGCACACCAAGAATTTGGAATTGAAGCAGACATTATCACGACAGCAAAAGGAATGGGCAATGGATTCCCGATTGGCGGTGTTTTGATTCACCCGAAATTTCAGGCAAGCAACGGTTTGCTGGGAACAACTTTTGGAGGGAATCACTTAGCTTGTGTCGCTGCAATTGCGGTTTTGGATGTGATGAAAGATGAGAGTCTCATCGAAAATGCTCAGGAAATGGGCGAATATATTGAAAATGAAATTAAAGATTTTCCACATATTAAAACCATCCGAAGGAAAGGCTTGATGATTGGAATCGAACTCGATAGGGATTGCTCGGAAGTGAGGAACAGTCTGCTGTACGATCATCATATTTTCACAGGAAACTCTAATGAGAAGGCTGTGTTGAGGATTCTTCCGGCGCTTAACATTAAAAAAGAAGAAACCGCTCTATTCATCGGTGCTTTGAAAACTGTTTTAGAAAATCTCTAA
- a CDS encoding N-acetylornithine carbamoyltransferase, which produces MKKFTSVSDVKNLQEIIKKALQIKENPLSETEKGKGKTIGLVFLNSSLRTRLSSQIAAQNLGLNVLTLNAAQEAWNLEFADGAIMNGDTVEHIKDAIEVLNQYCDIIAVRCFAGMKSKEDDVNESILSQFEQHAKVPIISLESATRHPLQSLADCITITENWKEERKPKVVLTWAPHIKPIAHAVGNSFAEWMQEMDVELVIANPKGYDLDKNFTKDVKIIHNQDEALKDADFVYVKNWSSFDDYAAMPEVKEGWMLTNEKIANTNQGKVMHCLPVRRNVELSDEVMDGENSIIYQQAKNRIFSAQAVFSEILDGLNSK; this is translated from the coding sequence ATGAAAAAATTCACCTCTGTAAGTGATGTTAAAAACTTACAGGAAATCATAAAAAAAGCTTTACAAATTAAAGAGAATCCTCTTTCGGAAACCGAGAAAGGAAAAGGAAAAACAATCGGACTTGTATTTTTAAACTCAAGTTTGAGAACCCGTTTAAGCAGCCAGATTGCGGCACAAAATTTAGGATTAAATGTTTTGACATTAAACGCAGCACAGGAAGCATGGAACTTAGAATTTGCGGATGGAGCCATAATGAACGGCGATACCGTTGAACATATCAAAGATGCTATTGAGGTATTAAATCAATATTGTGACATCATTGCAGTTCGTTGTTTTGCAGGAATGAAAAGCAAGGAAGATGATGTTAACGAAAGCATTTTAAGCCAGTTCGAGCAACATGCAAAAGTTCCCATTATTTCATTGGAGTCGGCTACACGTCACCCTTTGCAAAGTTTGGCAGATTGCATCACAATTACAGAAAACTGGAAAGAAGAGCGTAAACCGAAGGTAGTTTTGACTTGGGCTCCCCACATCAAACCAATTGCTCACGCAGTTGGAAATTCTTTCGCAGAATGGATGCAGGAAATGGATGTTGAGTTGGTAATCGCAAATCCTAAAGGTTATGATTTGGATAAAAACTTCACGAAAGATGTGAAAATAATTCACAATCAGGATGAAGCGTTGAAAGATGCGGATTTTGTTTATGTGAAAAATTGGTCGTCTTTTGATGATTATGCGGCAATGCCTGAAGTGAAGGAAGGCTGGATGTTGACGAATGAAAAAATAGCTAATACCAATCAAGGAAAAGTGATGCACTGTCTTCCGGTTCGTCGTAATGTAGAATTAAGTGATGAAGTAATGGACGGTGAAAATTCTATCATTTATCAGCAGGCAAAAAACCGAATTTTTTCTGCACAAGCTGTTTTCTCTGAAATTTTGGATGGATTGAATTCTAAATAA
- the argB gene encoding acetylglutamate kinase — translation MKDKLYIIKIGGALIDDEGLLNEFLKQFSEIKERKILVHGGGKLATTLADKLGVEQKMINGRRITDKDTLDIVAMVYAGGINKNIVAKLQQKKCKAMGFSGADANLIKATKREHAEIDFGFVGDITEKSVNKKLISKLIKLKLVPVFSAITHDKKGNLFNTNADTIASVIAQALSSKYDVELLYCFDKSGVLEDVENPESVIKNISEQEFSVLKNEGKLHKGILPKLENALGAIKNNVNKVFLIKETELKNHIENHHAGTEICL, via the coding sequence ATGAAAGATAAATTATACATCATAAAAATAGGCGGCGCATTAATCGATGATGAGGGATTATTGAACGAATTTCTGAAGCAGTTTTCCGAAATCAAGGAAAGAAAGATTCTTGTTCATGGAGGAGGGAAATTAGCCACAACTTTAGCAGATAAATTAGGTGTTGAGCAAAAAATGATCAACGGACGAAGAATCACGGATAAAGATACGTTGGATATTGTGGCGATGGTTTATGCAGGAGGAATCAACAAAAACATTGTGGCAAAACTTCAGCAGAAAAAATGTAAAGCAATGGGTTTTTCGGGAGCTGATGCCAATTTAATTAAAGCTACAAAAAGAGAACACGCAGAAATTGATTTTGGATTTGTGGGTGATATTACCGAGAAAAGTGTGAACAAGAAATTAATCTCAAAATTAATTAAACTTAAACTTGTCCCAGTATTTTCAGCGATTACTCACGACAAAAAAGGAAATCTTTTCAATACCAATGCAGACACGATTGCTTCGGTAATTGCTCAGGCTTTGTCTTCAAAATATGATGTTGAGTTGTTGTATTGCTTTGATAAATCAGGTGTTCTGGAAGATGTCGAAAATCCTGAATCTGTTATAAAAAATATTTCTGAACAAGAATTTTCTGTTTTAAAAAATGAAGGAAAACTTCACAAAGGAATTCTTCCCAAACTTGAAAACGCTCTTGGAGCCATAAAAAACAATGTAAATAAGGTATTCTTAATCAAAGAAACCGAGCTGAAAAACCATATAGAAAACCATCATGCAGGAACTGAAATCTGTTTATAG
- a CDS encoding M20 family metallo-hydrolase, with translation MQELKSVYSKEELLNNAVDLLKKLIEIPSFSKDEFNTSVEIENFFKKNNIPTKRFKNNIWAVNKNFDVFKPSILLNTHHDTVKPNKAYTLDPFLAIEKDGKLFGLGSNDAGASLVSMAQVFLHFYDKEDLKYNVIIALTAEEEISGFDGIEALFPQLPNIELAIVGEPTQMNLAIAEKGLLVIDGEMKGTPSHAAHPNDDNSIVKCMEDLQQILSFTFTKVSDYLGEVKITLSGIHAGVQHNVVPESCQFTLDVRVTDQYSNKEAFEIIQSQMKSTLTARSFRLNSSKIEMDHPFVQAGLEIGRTTYGSPTSSDQAIIPCTSVKLGPGDSTRSHTADEYIYIKEIEEGIDIYIQILEKVLYAGSLDNGDGGLRIST, from the coding sequence ATGCAGGAACTGAAATCTGTTTATAGTAAAGAAGAGTTACTGAATAATGCAGTGGATTTGTTGAAAAAACTGATTGAAATTCCGTCATTCAGCAAAGATGAATTTAATACGTCTGTGGAAATTGAAAACTTTTTCAAAAAGAACAATATTCCGACAAAACGCTTTAAAAATAACATCTGGGCGGTGAACAAAAATTTTGATGTTTTCAAGCCTTCAATTTTGCTGAATACGCATCACGATACCGTAAAACCTAATAAAGCGTATACTTTAGACCCGTTTTTAGCAATTGAAAAAGATGGAAAGTTATTTGGATTGGGAAGTAATGATGCGGGAGCCTCTTTGGTTTCGATGGCGCAGGTTTTTTTGCATTTTTATGATAAAGAAGATTTAAAATACAATGTAATTATTGCTTTGACAGCGGAGGAGGAGATTTCAGGTTTTGACGGAATTGAAGCTTTATTTCCCCAACTACCCAATATCGAGCTCGCCATTGTTGGAGAACCAACGCAGATGAATCTGGCAATTGCTGAAAAAGGATTGTTGGTTATTGACGGGGAAATGAAGGGCACTCCTTCTCACGCCGCCCATCCTAATGACGATAACTCGATTGTGAAATGCATGGAAGATTTGCAGCAAATTTTAAGCTTTACATTTACAAAAGTTTCGGATTATTTAGGTGAAGTTAAAATTACCTTGTCGGGAATTCATGCCGGAGTTCAGCATAATGTAGTTCCGGAATCGTGCCAATTTACGCTGGATGTAAGAGTTACGGATCAATATTCCAATAAAGAAGCATTTGAGATCATTCAATCGCAGATGAAATCAACTTTGACAGCGAGGTCTTTCAGGTTAAATTCCTCAAAAATAGAGATGGATCATCCTTTTGTACAGGCAGGTTTGGAAATTGGGAGGACAACTTACGGTTCGCCAACTTCATCCGATCAGGCAATTATTCCGTGTACATCGGTGAAACTCGGTCCGGGCGACAGTACACGTTCCCACACCGCAGACGAATACATCTATATAAAGGAAATAGAAGAAGGAATTGATATTTATATCCAAATTCTTGAAAAAGTTTTATATGCTGGAAGCTTGGATAATGGTGACGGAGGTTTAAGAATATCGACCTAG
- the argH gene encoding argininosuccinate lyase, translating into MKKIWQKDDNATNILVNKFTVGKDLDFDERLAKYDVKGSMAHCKMLAEVGIISNEESMQMLSVLEEILNDIENGAFEIDKSAEDIHSQIESILIEKLGDTGKKIHTARSRNDQVLVDIKLYLVDEIREITSLTDEFFQILIKLAEQHKNVLLPGYTHLQIAMPSSFGLWFGAYAEALLDDVEMLFSVKNIINKNPLGSAAGYGSSFPIDRESTTYNLGFQSMNYNSVYAQMTRGKSEKMLSMAMATLAGTLGKFAYDVCLYLSQNFDFISFPKEFTTGSSIMPHKKNPDIFELVRARCNRIQSLPNEFILLTNNLPSGYHRDMQLTKEILFPAIDSLKECLEILSYTLPNIQVKDGILEDEKYKYLFSVEKINEEVKNGSSFRDAYVKVGQEIENNEFDFEIGNLNHTHQGSIGNLCLDKIEYQFNKLKNKLLG; encoded by the coding sequence ATGAAAAAAATATGGCAAAAAGATGACAATGCCACCAATATATTAGTCAATAAATTTACAGTCGGGAAAGATCTTGATTTTGATGAGCGTTTGGCAAAATACGACGTCAAAGGTTCAATGGCGCACTGTAAAATGTTAGCAGAAGTTGGAATTATTTCCAATGAAGAATCAATGCAGATGTTATCTGTTTTGGAAGAAATTTTAAATGATATCGAAAACGGAGCTTTTGAAATCGATAAAAGTGCGGAAGATATTCATTCTCAGATTGAATCTATTTTAATTGAAAAATTAGGCGATACAGGAAAGAAAATTCATACGGCAAGATCAAGAAATGATCAGGTCTTGGTGGATATTAAACTGTATTTGGTGGATGAAATCCGTGAAATAACGTCTTTAACGGATGAGTTTTTTCAAATATTAATTAAACTGGCGGAACAACATAAAAACGTTCTGCTTCCCGGATATACGCATTTGCAAATCGCAATGCCTTCATCGTTTGGATTATGGTTTGGAGCGTATGCAGAAGCATTGTTGGATGATGTTGAAATGCTTTTCTCGGTTAAAAATATCATTAATAAAAATCCATTGGGATCTGCGGCGGGTTATGGCTCATCTTTTCCGATTGATCGTGAAAGTACAACGTATAATTTAGGTTTTCAGTCGATGAATTATAATTCAGTTTACGCTCAAATGACGCGTGGAAAATCAGAGAAAATGTTATCGATGGCAATGGCAACTTTGGCGGGAACGCTTGGAAAATTTGCGTATGATGTTTGTTTATATTTAAGTCAAAACTTCGATTTTATAAGCTTTCCGAAAGAGTTTACAACAGGAAGCAGCATTATGCCACACAAGAAAAATCCCGATATTTTCGAATTGGTTCGTGCGCGTTGCAACAGAATCCAGTCGCTGCCGAATGAGTTTATTTTGTTGACGAATAATCTTCCTTCAGGCTATCACAGAGATATGCAGTTGACAAAAGAAATTCTTTTCCCGGCAATTGATTCGTTGAAAGAATGTCTTGAAATTTTAAGCTATACCTTACCAAATATTCAGGTGAAAGACGGAATTCTGGAAGATGAAAAGTATAAATATCTTTTCAGTGTAGAGAAAATCAATGAAGAAGTGAAAAACGGAAGTTCATTCCGTGATGCTTATGTAAAAGTAGGGCAGGAGATTGAAAATAATGAGTTTGATTTTGAAATAGGAAATCTAAATCATACTCATCAGGGAAGCATTGGGAATTTATGTTTGGATAAAATAGAATATCAGTTTAATAAACTAAAAAATAAACTATTGGGTTGA
- a CDS encoding Lrp/AsnC family transcriptional regulator codes for MDLKDKMILSIIQEDSTYSVKEIAEKIGLTFTPTYERIKQLEKQGIIEKYVGLLNREKLGLNIVVYCNVRLKEQSQKVLETFEKNIGKHDEVQEIISLSGEYDYMLKIIAKDINSYNEFAVNIISNIPNIGQYHSSIVLHEVKKSTKFKIDLG; via the coding sequence ATGGATTTAAAAGACAAAATGATTCTCAGTATTATTCAGGAAGACTCTACTTATTCTGTAAAAGAAATTGCAGAAAAGATCGGTCTTACCTTTACTCCGACGTATGAACGTATCAAACAATTGGAGAAACAGGGGATTATTGAGAAATATGTTGGTCTTTTGAATCGTGAAAAGCTGGGTTTAAATATTGTTGTTTATTGCAATGTTCGACTAAAAGAACAATCACAAAAAGTTCTTGAAACATTCGAAAAAAACATCGGAAAACACGATGAAGTTCAGGAAATCATCAGCCTTTCCGGCGAATATGATTATATGTTGAAAATCATTGCAAAGGATATTAATTCTTATAATGAATTTGCTGTCAATATTATATCAAACATTCCAAATATCGGGCAATACCACAGCTCGATTGTTCTTCACGAGGTTAAAAAATCAACTAAGTTTAAAATTGATTTAGGTTAA